The Cataglyphis hispanica isolate Lineage 1 chromosome 5, ULB_Chis1_1.0, whole genome shotgun sequence genome has a segment encoding these proteins:
- the LOC126849862 gene encoding uncharacterized protein LOC126849862 isoform X2 has protein sequence MLQMENQGYEEEQSRAEEQSTFESRYRDRQSHDTIDRSDPVVARTLSPDSHVYEDISTDTAAASKFSERISFPDETREVEDRQSARQAWVDESSSIAATAILDRSFQQNLTLASSAKISANHDSATSSSRAVSGTNEDNLEEVSKNPRELPRSIPDGNTLESVFSSPREKDSSRDASVQLDRRTNRRRRKKDCKHCRSKLAVANSCEKLDELTGSEETILRENEINHRNKDPDFTSSLLFRDSLLRTQNMKIYPIVKRTSLEDISAKSPPIAFLESELHSTASRFLMNDKMLGQVTENNQNKILGVSRNGTDMRINSIYSQDRWYGKESPIFYTDVKDQNPFQRAYSLPARTHTPTSQNRVNLRRSVRNEPPPHPARLDKHRRGWTLHLARPLKASGCSSPLVSLLIVVLILLGVAGVALYIVFEPEKLQIIQQYLKSSTGKLTEQNVTSGEPIKSVIPNDGPDLIATTRTMTTMSIDAFTMAAFLNGDASFPESVSPSTEVETEVENRNANATRYCDDCFEGEEVCVALVGEEVPICRSPHDREDPTGCAGFCIINKQKCHRLDVDAFRCVEIEHYCLDDEWTCSNTLCIPLNKRCDGHMNCYDHSDEYDCVCNLETHFQCGNETSCLPLERRCDGKIDCWDATDEINCTLACPLDNEFTCSNGECILKVRFCDGLSDCSDASDEPHGCKGRCNKQEFTCQNGRCITKGMKCNGVDDCGDGTDERHCKDRFT, from the exons CTTCAGATGGAGAACCAAGGTTACGAGGAGGAGCAATCGCGCGCAGAAGAGCAATCCACATTTGAATCTCGTTATCGCGATCGGCAGTCTCATGATACGATCGATCGAAGTGATCCTGTCGTTGCAAGGACATTGTCTCCCGATAGTCACGTGTACGAGGACATCTCCACCGATACGGCGGCCGCTTCTAAATTTTCCGAACGGATATCGTTTCCGGATGAGACTCGCGAGGTCGAGGATCGCCAATCGGCCAGACAAGCCTGGGTCGATGAATCATCGTCGATAGCGGCCACCGCGATTCTCGACAGATCCTTCCAACAGAACTTGACTTTAGCCTCCTCGGCGAAGATCAGCGCCAATCACGATAGCGCGACTTCCTCGTCGCGAGCGGTGTCCGGAACGAACGAAGATAACCTTGAGGAAGTCTCCAAGAATCCTCGCGAGCTTCCAAGATCCATTCCCGATGGGAACACTCTCGAAAGCGTGTTCTCGTCACCACGGGAGAAGGATTCGTCGCGAGACGCGTCGGTGCAACTTGATCGGCGAACGAACCGCAGACGCAGGAAGAAGGACTGCAAGCATTGCAGAAGCAAATTGGCCGTCGCGAACTCCTGCGAGAAGCTGGACGAGCTGACTGGTAGCGAAGAAACGATCTTAAGAGAGAACGAGATCAATCACCGAAACAAGGATCCGGATTTTACGTCCAGTCTTCTGTTCCGGGATTCGCTGCTGAGGACACAGAACATGAAGATCTATCCGATCGTGAAAAGAACGAGTCTCGAGGATATCAGCGCCAAAAGTCCCCCGATTGCATTTCTTGAGAGTGAATTGCACTCGACCGCGTCCAGATTCTTGATGAACGACAAGATGCTGGGCCAGGTGACGGAGAATAATCAGAACAAGATATTAGGAGTATCAAGAAATGGGACTGATATGAGGATTAATTCCATCTACTCGCAAGATCGCTGGTACGGCAAGGAGTCACCGATATTCTACACCGACGTCAAGGATCAGAATCCTTTTCAG aGGGCCTACTCCCTGCCGGCGCGAACGCACACACCGACCTCGCAGAATCGCGTTAATCTACGTCGAAGCGTCAGAAACGAGCCGCCACCGCATCCGGCACGTCTCGACAAACATCGCCGTGGCTGGACACTACACCTGGCTCGTCCCCTGAAAGCATCCGGATGCTCCAGCCCGCTCGTATCCCTGCTGATCGTCGTGCTGATCCTGTTAGGAGTCGCAGGGGTCGCATTGTACATCGTCTTCG AGCCAGAAAAACTCCAGATCATTCAGCAGTACCTGAAGTCGTCGACGGGCAAGTTGACGGAGCAGAACGTTACATCCGGTGAACCGATCAAATCCGTGATTCCGAACGACGGGCCTGATCTGATCGCAACGACCaggacgatgacgacgatgagCATCGACGCATTTACCATGGCTGCCTTTTTAAACGGCGACGCGTCATTTCCGGAGAGCGTTTCACCGTCGACAGAAGTGGAAACGGAAGTCGAGAATCGGAACGCGAATGCGACGAGATATTGCGACGATTGCTTTGAAGGTGAGGAGGTATGCGTCGCCCTTGTCGGCGAGGAGGTGCCGATATGCAGAAGCCCCCACGATCGCGAGGATCCTACCGGATGCGCCGGCTTCTGTATCATCAATAAGCAGAAGTGCCATCGTCTCGACGTAGACGCCTTCAG ATGTGTGGAGATCGAGCACTATTGCCTGGACGATGAATGGACTTGTTCCAATACATTGTGCATCCCCTTAAACAAGCGTTGCGATGGGCATATGAACTGTTATGATCATTCGGACGAGTATGATTGTG TCTGCAATCTGGAGACCCATTTTCAGTGCGGTAACGAGACCTCCTGCCTTCCGTTGGAAAGGAGATGCGACGGAAAGATAGATTGCTGGGACGCAACTGACGAGATTAATTGCACGTTAG CTTGCCCCTTGGACAACGAATTTACTTGCAGTAATGGGGAATGCATATTAAAAGTTCGTTTTTGCGACGGACTATCGGACTGTAGCGATGCATCGGACGAGCCTCATGGGTGCAAAGGGCGATGCAATAAACAAGAATTTACATGCCA aaACGGCAGATGTATTACGAAGGGAATGAAATGTAACGGGGTTGACGATTGCGGAGATGGCACGGATGAGAGACACTGTAAGGATCGGTTCACTTAG
- the LOC126849862 gene encoding uncharacterized protein LOC126849862 isoform X1, giving the protein MLQMENQGYEEEQSRAEEQSTFESRYRDRQSHDTIDRSDPVVARTLSPDSHVYEDISTDTAAASKFSERISFPDETREVEDRQSARQAWVDESSSIAATAILDRSFQQNLTLASSAKISANHDSATSSSRAVSGTNEDNLEEVSKNPRELPRSIPDGNTLESVFSSPREKDSSRDASVQLDRRTNRRRRKKDCKHCRSKLAVANSCEKLDELTGSEETILRENEINHRNKDPDFTSSLLFRDSLLRTQNMKIYPIVKRTSLEDISAKSPPIAFLESELHSTASRFLMNDKMLGQVTENNQNKILGVSRNGTDMRINSIYSQDRWYGKESPIFYTDVKDQNPFQRAYSLPARTHTPTSQNRVNLRRSVRNEPPPHPARLDKHRRGWTLHLARPLKASGCSSPLVSLLIVVLILLGVAGVALYIVFEPEKLQIIQQYLKSSTGKLTEQNVTSGEPIKSVIPNDGPDLIATTRTMTTMSIDAFTMAAFLNGDASFPESVSPSTEVETEVENRNANATRYCDDCFEGEEVCVALVGEEVPICRSPHDREDPTGCAGFCIINKQKCHRLDVDAFRCVEIEHYCLDDEWTCSNTLCIPLNKRCDGHMNCYDHSDEYDCVCNLETHFQCGNETSCLPLERRCDGKIDCWDATDEINCTLGRNISWSCPLDNEFTCSNGECILKVRFCDGLSDCSDASDEPHGCKGRCNKQEFTCQNGRCITKGMKCNGVDDCGDGTDERHCKDRFT; this is encoded by the exons CTTCAGATGGAGAACCAAGGTTACGAGGAGGAGCAATCGCGCGCAGAAGAGCAATCCACATTTGAATCTCGTTATCGCGATCGGCAGTCTCATGATACGATCGATCGAAGTGATCCTGTCGTTGCAAGGACATTGTCTCCCGATAGTCACGTGTACGAGGACATCTCCACCGATACGGCGGCCGCTTCTAAATTTTCCGAACGGATATCGTTTCCGGATGAGACTCGCGAGGTCGAGGATCGCCAATCGGCCAGACAAGCCTGGGTCGATGAATCATCGTCGATAGCGGCCACCGCGATTCTCGACAGATCCTTCCAACAGAACTTGACTTTAGCCTCCTCGGCGAAGATCAGCGCCAATCACGATAGCGCGACTTCCTCGTCGCGAGCGGTGTCCGGAACGAACGAAGATAACCTTGAGGAAGTCTCCAAGAATCCTCGCGAGCTTCCAAGATCCATTCCCGATGGGAACACTCTCGAAAGCGTGTTCTCGTCACCACGGGAGAAGGATTCGTCGCGAGACGCGTCGGTGCAACTTGATCGGCGAACGAACCGCAGACGCAGGAAGAAGGACTGCAAGCATTGCAGAAGCAAATTGGCCGTCGCGAACTCCTGCGAGAAGCTGGACGAGCTGACTGGTAGCGAAGAAACGATCTTAAGAGAGAACGAGATCAATCACCGAAACAAGGATCCGGATTTTACGTCCAGTCTTCTGTTCCGGGATTCGCTGCTGAGGACACAGAACATGAAGATCTATCCGATCGTGAAAAGAACGAGTCTCGAGGATATCAGCGCCAAAAGTCCCCCGATTGCATTTCTTGAGAGTGAATTGCACTCGACCGCGTCCAGATTCTTGATGAACGACAAGATGCTGGGCCAGGTGACGGAGAATAATCAGAACAAGATATTAGGAGTATCAAGAAATGGGACTGATATGAGGATTAATTCCATCTACTCGCAAGATCGCTGGTACGGCAAGGAGTCACCGATATTCTACACCGACGTCAAGGATCAGAATCCTTTTCAG aGGGCCTACTCCCTGCCGGCGCGAACGCACACACCGACCTCGCAGAATCGCGTTAATCTACGTCGAAGCGTCAGAAACGAGCCGCCACCGCATCCGGCACGTCTCGACAAACATCGCCGTGGCTGGACACTACACCTGGCTCGTCCCCTGAAAGCATCCGGATGCTCCAGCCCGCTCGTATCCCTGCTGATCGTCGTGCTGATCCTGTTAGGAGTCGCAGGGGTCGCATTGTACATCGTCTTCG AGCCAGAAAAACTCCAGATCATTCAGCAGTACCTGAAGTCGTCGACGGGCAAGTTGACGGAGCAGAACGTTACATCCGGTGAACCGATCAAATCCGTGATTCCGAACGACGGGCCTGATCTGATCGCAACGACCaggacgatgacgacgatgagCATCGACGCATTTACCATGGCTGCCTTTTTAAACGGCGACGCGTCATTTCCGGAGAGCGTTTCACCGTCGACAGAAGTGGAAACGGAAGTCGAGAATCGGAACGCGAATGCGACGAGATATTGCGACGATTGCTTTGAAGGTGAGGAGGTATGCGTCGCCCTTGTCGGCGAGGAGGTGCCGATATGCAGAAGCCCCCACGATCGCGAGGATCCTACCGGATGCGCCGGCTTCTGTATCATCAATAAGCAGAAGTGCCATCGTCTCGACGTAGACGCCTTCAG ATGTGTGGAGATCGAGCACTATTGCCTGGACGATGAATGGACTTGTTCCAATACATTGTGCATCCCCTTAAACAAGCGTTGCGATGGGCATATGAACTGTTATGATCATTCGGACGAGTATGATTGTG TCTGCAATCTGGAGACCCATTTTCAGTGCGGTAACGAGACCTCCTGCCTTCCGTTGGAAAGGAGATGCGACGGAAAGATAGATTGCTGGGACGCAACTGACGAGATTAATTGCACGTTAG GTCGTAATATCAGTTGGT CTTGCCCCTTGGACAACGAATTTACTTGCAGTAATGGGGAATGCATATTAAAAGTTCGTTTTTGCGACGGACTATCGGACTGTAGCGATGCATCGGACGAGCCTCATGGGTGCAAAGGGCGATGCAATAAACAAGAATTTACATGCCA aaACGGCAGATGTATTACGAAGGGAATGAAATGTAACGGGGTTGACGATTGCGGAGATGGCACGGATGAGAGACACTGTAAGGATCGGTTCACTTAG